The nucleotide sequence ACGGCGGGGGCACCGGCCCCGGCGGCGAGCTTCGCGCCGAGCGCGCGGGCCGGGGCGGCCGCCTCCAGCACCGTCGCCCGGCGCAGCGACGGCCAGGTCTGCGCCGCTGCCCAGACGGCCGCGCCGGTGCCGCCGCCGAGATCGAGCAGCCCGGCCGGGTCCGGGACCCGGCCCGCGGCCCGGCGGAACACGTCGAGCACGGCGGCGTGCGTGGCGGGCATCCGGTAGGCGGCGTAGGCCGCGGCGTCGTCACCGGTGCGCAGGATCGGGGCGGTCGGCACGGAACCGCTGCGGTAGTCGCGGATCAGCCGGTCCACCACCGGCGCCAGCCGGCCGGCCGGGACCGGATCGAGCGCGGCGTCCAGCGCCGCGGCCAGGTCGGCCTCGAGATCGGTGGCGGGGGCCTCGGGCGCGGGACTCACACCGACCATCACACCAGTCCGGCGCGATCAGCCGCGCGCGGCCGCCAGCAACGGGTCGTCGAGCGCGTCGAGCAGCGGGACCTGCAGCCGGGCCCATGGCGAGAGGCCCGAGCCGGGATCATCCGCGGCGGCCCGGAACCGGTCCCAGCTCCACCACCGCAGGTCCTCGACCTCGTCCGGCCGGGGATCGGGCGCACCGGCGATCCGGGCGACGAACACCGGGCACAGCTCGTTCTCCTCGATCCCGTCCTGGGACGCCCGGTAGCTGAAGTCGGGCAGCACCAGCCGCAACTCGGTGGCCCGGATCCCGAGCTCCTCGTCGAGCCTGCGGTGCACCGCGTCGGCCATGTCCTCGCCGGGCGCGGGATGCCCGCAGCAGGTGTTCGTCCAGACCAGCGGGAACGCGGCCTTGTTCCGGGCCCGGCGGGTGACCAGCAGGCGGCCGGCATCGTCCACCCCGTAGCAGGAGAACGCCAGGTGCCGGGGGGTGCTGGCGCCGTGCACGGTCGCCTTGTCGGCGACTCCGACCGGGTTGCCGTCGTCGTCGAGCAGCACGACCTGTTCCATGTGCTCCTGTCTACCCGACCACCCCGGTGCGGGCCCGGCGGCGGTGCCGGATCACCCGCGGCGGCCCGCGGCCACGAGACTGTCGTACCCGCGTGCCATCCTCCGGTCGTGCATCGAGCGGTGGGCGACTTCGCGCAGCGCGAATCCGGTCGCCGCCCGGGACCGTCTCGTGTTGACTCGATTCCACCGCACCGACCTCGCCGCGGTCGAGCACCTTCCGACCCGGCGCCCGACCACAGGAGGCCACCCGCCGTGACGACCGAGCCGAGCACCGAGCCCGCCGGGGCCGAACGGCTCCCGGCGGGCGCACCGCTGATCATCTCGCTGTTGGTCGGCTCCGCGTTCGTGATGATCCTGAACGAGACGATCATGAGCGTGGCACTGCCCGTGCTGATCGCCGACCTCGGTGTCACCGCCGCGACCGCCCAGTGGCTGACCAGCGGCTTCCTGCTGACGATGGCCGTGGTCATCCCGATCACCGGGTATCTGCTGCAGCGGTTCCCGCCGCGCTCGGTCTACCTGGCGGCGATGAGCCTGTTCAGCGCGGGCACCCTGCTGTGCGCGGTCGCGCCCGCCTTCGGGGTGCTGCTCGCCGGGCGGGTCGTGCAGGCCACCGGTACCGCGGTGATGATCCCGCTGCTGATGACGACGATCCTGCGGCTGGTCCCGGCCTCGCGCCGCGGGCAGACGATGGGCACCATCTCGATCGTCATCGCGGTGGCGCCCGCGATCGGGCCGGCGCTGTCCGGGGTGATCCTCTCCGCGCTCGGCTGGCGCTGGATGTTCTGGCTGGTCCTGCCGATCGCACTGCTCGCGCTGGCGGCCG is from Pseudonocardia autotrophica and encodes:
- the idi gene encoding isopentenyl-diphosphate Delta-isomerase, which produces MEQVVLLDDDGNPVGVADKATVHGASTPRHLAFSCYGVDDAGRLLVTRRARNKAAFPLVWTNTCCGHPAPGEDMADAVHRRLDEELGIRATELRLVLPDFSYRASQDGIEENELCPVFVARIAGAPDPRPDEVEDLRWWSWDRFRAAADDPGSGLSPWARLQVPLLDALDDPLLAAARG